The Microcoleus sp. FACHB-672 sequence TAATGGGTGGATTCTCAGCAGTTTCCAGTTAATGAATTTGCTGAGGTAGACTCATTTCTCGTTTTTTCCTAACGCCTTATCTTATGATTTTTAATGTTTGAGTTGAGAGAGTGCCGGCTTGAAGTTTTGTTGAGCTGATGTAATGCTAGCAGTTCATCAGAAGTTAAATCTCGCCACTGGCCCGGTTCTAAGTCCTGTAAGCGCAGAGGGCCAATGGCAGCCCGCACTAGCCGCAATGTCGGAAACCCGACGGCTGCTGTCATCCGCCTTACTTGACGGTTGCGACCTTCTGTAAGGGTTATTTCTAACCATGCCGTCGGGACATTTTTGCGGAACCGAATCGGCGGCTCACGAGGCGGTAGAGAAGGTTCAACCGGCAATAACTTGACTGATGCCGGTCGGGTGCGGTAATCCTGAATTTTCACCCCTAGGCTCAGCTGTGTGAGTGCTGTAGCGTCCGGAATACG is a genomic window containing:
- a CDS encoding pseudouridine synthase, whose translation is MQNLKSKILSVCYRYLLFYKPYGVLCQFTDAEPCDTDRLTLKNYVPVPSVYPAGRLDLDSEGLLLLTNDGQLQHRLLEPQFGHPRTYWVQVERIPDATALTQLSLGVKIQDYRTRPASVKLLPVEPSLPPREPPIRFRKNVPTAWLEITLTEGRNRQVRRMTAAVGFPTLRLVRAAIGPLRLQDLEPGQWRDLTSDELLALHQLNKTSSRHSLNSNIKNHKIRR